A region from the Kineothrix sp. IPX-CK genome encodes:
- the yhbY gene encoding ribosome assembly RNA-binding protein YhbY, with protein MTSKQRSYLKSLASNIDPIFQIGKSGLSPEVTEAVAEAFNTRELIKVAVLKNCMDEPKSLAEVLAERTKSQVVQVIGKKIVLYKESKEHKKIILPS; from the coding sequence ATGACAAGCAAACAAAGAAGCTATTTGAAAAGCCTTGCGAGCAATATCGACCCTATATTTCAAATCGGCAAGTCCGGCTTGTCGCCCGAGGTAACGGAGGCGGTAGCGGAAGCCTTCAATACGAGAGAGCTTATTAAGGTTGCCGTATTGAAAAACTGCATGGATGAACCGAAGTCACTTGCCGAGGTTCTTGCAGAACGTACCAAGTCTCAAGTGGTCCAGGTGATCGGCAAGAAAATAGTACTATATAAAGAAAGCAAAGAGCACAAAAAAATTATTCTGCCTTCATGA
- the obgE gene encoding GTPase ObgE, whose amino-acid sequence MFADRAKIYIKSGKGGDGHVSFRREKYVPNGGPDGGDGGDGGSVIFEVDEGLNTLTDFRHIRKYSAENGEEGGKKNCRGKNGQDIIIKIPHGTVIKEAQSGKVITDMSGDNRRIVLLKGGRGGNGNQHYATSTMQVPKYAQPGQAALELELQLELKVIADVGLVGFPNVGKSTFLARVTNARPKIANYHFTTLNPNLGVVDLEDAKGFVIADIPGLIEGASEGIGLGHEFLRHIERTKLIIHIVDAASTEGRDPVADIYAIDKELDAYNPEIAKRPQVIAANKIDMLYDEDALDKIKNEFEPKGIKVFPISAISGEGVRELLYYVNNLLTQMDDKPVVFEQEYFPEFQTTSGNDPYTVVYDEDADEYVVEGPRIEKMLGYTNLESEKGFTFFQNFLKENGILEELETLGIKEGDTVRMYGLSFDYYK is encoded by the coding sequence ATGTTTGCAGATAGAGCAAAAATATATATAAAGAGCGGAAAGGGCGGAGATGGACACGTTTCCTTTCGAAGAGAAAAATATGTTCCTAACGGAGGGCCGGACGGCGGAGACGGCGGAGACGGCGGAAGTGTAATCTTCGAGGTGGATGAAGGTCTTAATACCCTTACCGATTTCAGGCACATTCGCAAATACAGCGCCGAAAACGGCGAAGAAGGCGGAAAGAAAAACTGCCGCGGCAAAAATGGACAGGATATCATCATTAAGATTCCTCACGGCACTGTCATCAAGGAAGCCCAGAGCGGAAAAGTCATCACGGATATGTCTGGAGACAATAGACGTATCGTCCTATTAAAAGGGGGACGGGGCGGAAACGGAAATCAGCATTATGCTACCAGCACGATGCAGGTTCCTAAGTATGCGCAGCCTGGACAGGCTGCTTTGGAATTAGAACTGCAGTTAGAGCTGAAGGTCATTGCAGATGTGGGGCTTGTAGGATTTCCCAACGTAGGAAAATCCACCTTTTTAGCGAGAGTGACAAATGCCCGGCCGAAGATTGCCAACTATCATTTTACTACGTTAAATCCCAATCTGGGTGTCGTGGATCTTGAGGATGCGAAGGGCTTTGTCATCGCCGATATTCCGGGACTCATAGAAGGAGCCTCCGAGGGAATAGGGTTGGGGCATGAATTTCTCCGTCACATCGAGAGAACCAAACTTATTATTCATATCGTTGATGCCGCATCTACCGAGGGCAGAGATCCGGTAGCCGATATTTATGCTATCGACAAGGAATTGGACGCCTACAATCCTGAAATCGCCAAGCGTCCGCAGGTCATCGCCGCTAACAAAATAGATATGCTTTACGATGAGGATGCCTTAGATAAGATTAAGAATGAATTCGAGCCCAAGGGTATAAAGGTATTTCCTATTTCCGCCATAAGCGGAGAAGGTGTAAGAGAACTCTTATACTATGTGAATAATCTCCTCACTCAAATGGACGATAAGCCTGTGGTTTTCGAGCAGGAATATTTCCCCGAGTTCCAGACGACTTCCGGAAACGACCCATATACGGTGGTTTATGATGAGGATGCGGATGAATATGTAGTAGAAGGTCCCCGTATCGAGAAAATGTTAGGTTATACCAACCTGGAATCCGAAAAAGGTTTTACCTTCTTCCAGAATTTCTTAAAGGAAAATGGAATTCTTGAAGAGTTAGAAACGCTTGGCATTAAAGAAGGCGATACCGTCCGCATGTATGGACTTTCCTTCGATTATTACAAATAG
- the yqeK gene encoding bis(5'-nucleosyl)-tetraphosphatase (symmetrical) YqeK: MRSKSSNIKKIRRAMERTLDDKRFEHTLGVAYTAAALAMRYDADIIKAQTAGMLHDCAKCLSNEKRLSICEKHNISVNDIERNNPFLLHAKVGSYIAMQKYNIRDTDTINAILNHTTGRPDMSLLEKIVYVSDYIEPGRKQAPNLSEIRRLAFVDLDEALLRILGDTLIYLNTIDGEIDPMTQKTYDFYKNRAEMNKKEGNLNE; the protein is encoded by the coding sequence ATGCGATCTAAGTCTTCCAATATAAAGAAAATTCGAAGAGCCATGGAAAGAACCTTGGATGATAAGCGCTTCGAGCACACCTTAGGAGTCGCCTATACGGCGGCGGCCTTAGCTATGCGCTACGACGCCGACATAATAAAGGCACAGACGGCTGGAATGCTTCACGACTGTGCAAAATGTTTAAGCAATGAAAAGAGACTGTCTATATGCGAAAAGCATAATATCAGTGTAAACGATATCGAGAGGAACAATCCTTTTTTGCTGCATGCGAAGGTAGGAAGCTATATCGCTATGCAGAAATATAATATTCGCGATACGGATACGATAAACGCCATTTTAAACCACACTACCGGACGGCCTGACATGTCTCTTTTGGAAAAGATTGTGTATGTATCCGATTATATCGAGCCGGGCAGAAAGCAAGCTCCTAATCTGTCGGAAATCAGAAGGCTGGCATTTGTCGATTTGGACGAGGCGCTGCTTCGTATTTTGGGAGATACCCTCATTTATTTAAATACCATTGACGGAGAAATCGACCCGATGACACAGAAGACTTATGACTTTTATAAAAATCGGGCAGAAATGAATAAAAAGGAAGGAAATCTGAATGAATAA
- the nadD gene encoding nicotinate-nucleotide adenylyltransferase, producing MKNRTKRTGIMGGTFNPIHIGHLLLAETAKEELGLNEVLFIPSGCSYMKEETDVADKRMRLDMTRLAIEDNPFFRLSAIEVEREGNTYTYETLLLLRKEEPDTEFYFIVGADSLFHIENWREPQIIFGSCTILAAIRDDKGRQELTEQIEYLTKKYAACILPLPMKEIPISSTDIRCRRKEKRSVRYLVPDKVIAYMDENRLYYK from the coding sequence ATGAAAAACCGCACAAAAAGAACCGGAATTATGGGGGGCACCTTCAATCCTATCCATATAGGCCATCTATTGCTTGCCGAAACAGCAAAGGAAGAGCTCGGGCTTAACGAAGTACTCTTTATACCGAGCGGATGCTCTTATATGAAAGAAGAAACGGATGTAGCGGATAAGCGGATGCGCCTTGATATGACAAGGCTTGCCATTGAGGACAACCCCTTCTTTAGGTTGTCTGCTATAGAGGTGGAGAGGGAAGGGAATACCTACACCTATGAAACCCTCCTTCTTTTACGGAAAGAGGAGCCGGATACCGAGTTTTATTTCATAGTGGGAGCGGACAGCCTGTTTCACATAGAAAACTGGAGAGAACCTCAGATCATTTTCGGAAGCTGCACGATACTTGCAGCAATACGGGATGATAAGGGCCGTCAGGAGCTTACGGAGCAAATCGAGTACCTGACGAAGAAATATGCCGCCTGCATCCTTCCTCTTCCAATGAAGGAAATTCCCATTTCCTCTACCGATATTCGCTGCAGGAGGAAAGAAAAGCGCTCTGTCCGTTATCTGGTTCCTGATAAAGTGATTGCTTACATGGATGAGAATCGTTTATACTATAAATAA
- the rplU gene encoding 50S ribosomal protein L21 encodes MYAIIATGGKQYKVSEGDVIRVEKLDMEPGSAVTFDQVVAISDNGLKVAGDVANSTVTATVMEQGRGKKVIVYKYKRKTGYHKKNGHRQAYTQVKIDKINA; translated from the coding sequence ATGTACGCAATTATTGCCACAGGTGGAAAACAGTATAAGGTTTCCGAAGGTGACGTAATCAGAGTTGAGAAACTCGATATGGAGCCGGGAAGTGCTGTAACATTTGATCAGGTTGTCGCTATCAGCGATAATGGGCTTAAGGTTGCCGGTGACGTAGCTAATTCCACCGTAACTGCAACAGTAATGGAGCAGGGAAGAGGAAAGAAAGTTATCGTTTACAAGTATAAGAGAAAAACCGGTTATCATAAGAAAAATGGTCATAGACAAGCATACACTCAGGTTAAGATCGATAAAATTAACGCGTAA
- a CDS encoding NUDIX hydrolase gives MKIIKMEKVKDGKYLKNYELTYLNKAGREKKYEIVSRKELGSVEDIGSNVSGLSIVAVKEGKLLLLKEFRMGINKSIYNLCAGMLEDGETVEECIARELFEETGLGVKRIINILPASYAAVAISDMKTHIVFVEAQGRFEDHSSDNEMIEAGFYTKAEVEQLMKTEEFSSRAQVIAYFFTKVLDFSNF, from the coding sequence ATGAAAATCATTAAAATGGAAAAAGTAAAAGACGGTAAATATTTAAAAAATTATGAGCTTACCTATCTCAACAAGGCCGGTCGCGAGAAAAAATACGAAATAGTCAGCCGCAAGGAATTAGGCAGTGTGGAGGACATAGGCAGCAACGTGAGCGGATTGTCCATCGTTGCCGTAAAGGAAGGAAAGCTTCTTTTATTGAAGGAATTCCGCATGGGTATCAACAAGAGCATTTATAATCTCTGTGCCGGAATGCTGGAGGACGGAGAAACTGTAGAGGAGTGCATCGCCAGAGAACTGTTTGAGGAAACCGGACTTGGCGTAAAGCGAATTATCAATATTCTTCCTGCCTCCTACGCTGCCGTAGCCATTTCGGATATGAAGACGCACATCGTATTCGTGGAAGCGCAAGGCAGGTTCGAGGATCACAGCTCGGATAACGAAATGATCGAAGCGGGCTTTTATACGAAGGCGGAGGTAGAACAACTTATGAAAACAGAGGAATTCAGCTCCAGAGCACAGGTTATTGCCTACTTTTTCACTAAAGTGCTAGATTTTTCAAATTTCTGA
- a CDS encoding TIGR03936 family radical SAM-associated protein has protein sequence MKVRIKFAKSGVMRFIGHLDVMRYFQKAIRRAGIDVAYSGGFSPHQIMSFAAPLGVGLTSNGEYMDIEVVSSASSGELKDSLNKAMVPGMEIISVTKLPDDAMNAMASVAAAEYIVRFREGYEPDFDWEEQVEVFYSRTSIPVTKKTKKSEIEMDIKPSIYALEAVKDKNGRGAIRMMVDASSSGNIKPGLVIEAFLTENGDTLSDFSLEITREDTFTNTGTEDCPAFIPLDTVGKEF, from the coding sequence ATGAAAGTAAGAATTAAATTCGCCAAATCCGGCGTCATGCGTTTTATCGGCCATTTGGACGTGATGAGGTATTTCCAGAAGGCTATCCGCCGCGCGGGCATTGATGTTGCATATTCGGGTGGCTTCAGCCCTCATCAAATCATGTCCTTTGCGGCTCCCTTAGGAGTAGGCTTGACAAGCAATGGGGAATATATGGATATTGAAGTAGTTTCCTCTGCCTCTTCCGGGGAGCTTAAGGACAGCCTGAATAAAGCCATGGTCCCCGGAATGGAAATCATAAGCGTCACTAAGCTGCCCGACGACGCCATGAACGCCATGGCCAGCGTTGCTGCTGCGGAATATATCGTGAGATTCAGAGAGGGGTATGAGCCCGATTTCGATTGGGAAGAGCAGGTGGAAGTATTTTATTCCAGAACATCCATCCCGGTTACAAAGAAAACGAAAAAGAGTGAAATAGAAATGGATATCAAGCCATCTATCTATGCCTTGGAAGCTGTTAAAGACAAAAACGGCCGAGGAGCCATACGTATGATGGTGGACGCCAGCAGCTCGGGCAATATCAAGCCCGGTCTGGTCATCGAAGCCTTTTTAACGGAAAACGGCGATACGCTTTCCGATTTCTCACTGGAAATAACGAGGGAGGATACCTTTACAAATACAGGAACGGAAGATTGTCCGGCATTTATCCCATTGGACACGGTAGGTAAAGAATTTTAA
- a CDS encoding TIGR03960 family B12-binding radical SAM protein has product MSKLALKDEILLQVEKPARYIGNEVNAVVKDKNTVSVRMAMCFPDIYEIGMSHLGIQILYDMLNSFEDVWCERVYSPWVDLDKIMREEHIPLFALESQEPVKNMDFLGITIQYEMCYTNILQILDLSQIPLSAKDRTLDHPIVIGGGPCTYNPEPIAEFFDMFYIGEGETRYRELIDLYKDSREKGESRIEFLRRAARLSGIYVPMFYEVDYKEDGTILEMKPTEEGIPETVKKEIEMAVSDTFYPMKPVVPFIKATQDRVVLEIQRGCIRGCRFCQAGQLYRPVRERDVDVLKGYAVEMLKNTGHEEISLSSLSSSDYSKLPELIDFLIEECGKKYINISLPSLRIDAFSLDVMSKVQDIRKSSLTFAPEAGSQRLRDVINKGLTEEVILKGSALAFEGGWTRVKLYFMLGLPTETEEDIRGIADLSNKIAATFFEIVPKEERKNGRVQIVTSTSFFIPKPFTPFQWARMCTKEEFIEKAYLTRSSIREQLNQKSIKYNWHEADVSVMEGVFARGDRKIAAVIRRAYEKGCLFDSWSEYFHNDVWMETFKECGINIDFYTTRERSFDEVFPWDFIDCGVTKSFLKREWDKAVEETISPNCRMQCLGCGAAVFGGGVCYESKN; this is encoded by the coding sequence ATGAGCAAGCTTGCGTTAAAAGATGAAATACTGCTGCAGGTGGAGAAGCCGGCCCGCTATATCGGCAACGAAGTAAATGCGGTGGTAAAAGATAAGAATACGGTATCCGTCCGTATGGCGATGTGCTTTCCGGATATATATGAAATCGGCATGTCGCATTTGGGAATCCAGATTTTGTACGATATGTTGAACAGCTTTGAGGACGTATGGTGTGAAAGGGTTTATTCCCCATGGGTCGATTTGGATAAAATTATGAGGGAGGAACATATCCCTCTTTTTGCGTTGGAATCTCAGGAACCGGTAAAAAATATGGATTTTCTCGGAATCACTATTCAGTATGAGATGTGCTATACGAATATTTTGCAGATCCTCGACCTATCCCAGATCCCCCTTTCAGCAAAGGACAGGACCTTAGACCATCCCATCGTAATAGGAGGAGGACCCTGCACCTATAATCCCGAACCGATTGCTGAGTTTTTCGACATGTTTTATATCGGTGAAGGGGAGACCAGGTACCGGGAACTCATAGATTTATATAAAGATTCCAGAGAGAAGGGCGAAAGCCGTATAGAATTCTTGAGAAGGGCGGCCAGGCTTTCCGGTATTTATGTGCCGATGTTCTATGAAGTCGATTATAAAGAGGATGGTACGATTCTTGAAATGAAACCAACGGAGGAAGGAATACCCGAAACCGTGAAGAAGGAAATCGAAATGGCGGTTTCCGATACCTTTTATCCGATGAAACCCGTAGTTCCTTTTATTAAGGCGACCCAGGACAGGGTGGTCTTAGAAATCCAACGGGGATGTATCAGGGGATGCCGATTCTGTCAGGCAGGACAACTTTACCGTCCGGTGCGGGAACGCGATGTGGACGTGCTGAAGGGCTACGCGGTAGAAATGTTAAAAAATACCGGACATGAAGAAATTTCATTAAGCTCTCTAAGCTCCAGCGATTATTCCAAGCTTCCCGAGCTGATCGATTTCCTCATCGAGGAGTGCGGAAAAAAATATATCAACATTTCCCTGCCGTCCCTTCGCATCGACGCTTTTTCTCTGGATGTGATGAGTAAGGTTCAGGATATAAGAAAGAGCAGCCTGACTTTTGCCCCTGAAGCAGGAAGTCAAAGGCTTAGAGACGTTATCAACAAGGGGTTGACCGAGGAAGTCATTCTGAAAGGATCAGCTTTGGCCTTCGAGGGAGGCTGGACAAGAGTAAAGCTTTATTTCATGCTTGGACTTCCTACGGAAACAGAGGAAGATATAAGAGGCATTGCCGATCTATCCAACAAAATAGCCGCCACATTTTTCGAAATAGTTCCCAAAGAGGAGCGAAAAAATGGCAGGGTGCAGATCGTTACCAGCACCTCCTTTTTTATCCCCAAGCCCTTTACCCCCTTTCAGTGGGCGAGGATGTGTACTAAGGAGGAGTTCATTGAAAAGGCTTATCTTACCCGCAGTTCCATCAGGGAACAGCTCAATCAAAAGAGCATCAAATATAACTGGCACGAAGCGGATGTAAGCGTTATGGAGGGGGTTTTTGCCAGAGGAGACAGAAAAATTGCTGCCGTCATCCGCAGGGCTTACGAAAAAGGCTGCCTCTTTGATTCGTGGAGCGAATATTTCCATAATGACGTGTGGATGGAGACCTTTAAGGAGTGTGGTATAAACATTGATTTTTATACTACGAGGGAACGTTCCTTCGATGAAGTATTTCCTTGGGATTTCATCGACTGCGGCGTAACCAAAAGCTTTCTGAAAAGAGAATGGGACAAGGCGGTGGAGGAAACGATATCGCCCAACTGCCGGATGCAGTGTCTCGGATGCGGTGCTGCCGTATTCGGAGGAGGTGTGTGCTATGAAAGTAAGAATTAA
- the rsfS gene encoding ribosome silencing factor, which translates to MNKEESKKMTKLAIEALEDKKAEDIRVIDISEVSIIADYFIIASGTNRSQIQALSDNVEEKLSRAGLNLKQIEGYDTANWVLLDFGDIIVHVFDKENRLFYDLERIWRDGKRISLSEVTES; encoded by the coding sequence ATGAATAAAGAAGAATCCAAGAAAATGACAAAACTCGCCATCGAGGCGTTAGAGGATAAAAAAGCGGAAGATATCCGCGTCATCGATATCAGTGAGGTATCTATCATCGCCGATTATTTCATCATCGCGAGCGGTACAAACAGAAGCCAGATACAAGCTCTTTCCGACAACGTAGAGGAAAAGCTTAGCAGAGCAGGACTTAACCTTAAGCAAATAGAAGGATACGATACCGCTAACTGGGTACTGCTTGATTTCGGCGACATCATCGTGCATGTTTTCGATAAGGAAAACCGCCTTTTTTACGACTTAGAGCGTATTTGGCGCGATGGAAAGCGGATAAGCTTATCAGAAGTGACGGAAAGCTGA
- the rpmA gene encoding 50S ribosomal protein L27: protein MLNMNLQFFAHKKGVGSTKNGRDSESKRLGAKRADGQFVKAGNILYRQRGTKIHPGVNVGRGGDDTLFALVDGVLRFERKGRDKKQASVYPVEK, encoded by the coding sequence ATGTTAAATATGAACCTTCAATTTTTCGCTCACAAAAAGGGTGTTGGTTCTACCAAGAACGGTAGAGATTCCGAATCCAAAAGACTTGGTGCGAAAAGAGCTGACGGACAATTCGTAAAAGCAGGAAATATTCTGTACAGACAGCGCGGAACTAAGATTCATCCCGGCGTAAACGTAGGTAGAGGCGGAGATGACACATTATTCGCATTAGTGGACGGTGTACTTAGATTTGAAAGAAAAGGAAGAGATAAAAAACAAGCTTCCGTATATCCTGTCGAAAAATAA
- a CDS encoding ribonuclease E/G, whose translation MNDKKYVIIKRNNQIISLLFHGNRLLSVNAEKEEGSFVGNIYVAKVKNISANINAAFVESEPGLPCFLALNEAKSPILTNRRYDGRILAGDDIVVQINKDAVKTKQPVATCALSLSGKYCVVSMGKPGIAYSSKLSAKAKARIGEALKEEFALLPKGIGTVVRTNAKELEDYSPLLEEWKDLTAQLKELAEMSIHRTSYSLLYKKPSDYLLRLRDTYAGQYEEIVTDDKDIYEEVTEYSRLHPAFRICGARLYKDELLPLHKLYSVDTRLKEALDRKVWLKSGGYLIIEPTEALTVIDVNTGKVSTKKEDEETFFRINMEAAGEIAFQLTLRNISGIVVVDFINMRKREHSDRLMAHFGDLLKKDPVKTSLVDMTVLGLVEITRMKINKPLKEQLSQL comes from the coding sequence ATGAATGATAAGAAATATGTCATAATAAAAAGAAACAATCAAATAATATCTCTGCTTTTTCATGGCAATCGTCTGCTTTCTGTGAATGCCGAGAAAGAAGAGGGCAGTTTTGTAGGCAATATATATGTGGCAAAGGTGAAAAACATATCCGCCAATATCAATGCGGCCTTTGTGGAATCAGAGCCGGGCTTACCCTGTTTTCTCGCCCTGAACGAAGCAAAAAGCCCCATCCTTACCAATAGGCGTTACGATGGGAGGATTCTTGCCGGAGATGATATTGTGGTGCAGATAAACAAGGATGCGGTGAAGACAAAACAGCCTGTCGCCACATGCGCCCTTTCCTTAAGCGGAAAATACTGCGTCGTATCCATGGGAAAGCCGGGAATCGCATATTCCTCCAAGCTGTCGGCTAAGGCTAAAGCGAGAATCGGAGAGGCTCTGAAAGAAGAGTTTGCATTGCTTCCAAAAGGTATCGGAACTGTTGTCCGCACGAACGCTAAAGAGCTTGAGGATTATTCTCCCCTGCTGGAGGAATGGAAGGACTTAACAGCGCAGCTTAAGGAGCTGGCGGAAATGTCCATTCATAGAACAAGCTATTCCCTGCTTTATAAAAAGCCTTCGGATTACCTCCTTCGGCTTCGGGATACCTATGCAGGGCAATACGAAGAAATCGTAACGGATGATAAGGACATTTATGAAGAGGTGACAGAATATTCCCGTCTGCATCCGGCCTTTCGTATATGTGGAGCAAGGCTATATAAGGACGAACTTCTCCCCCTTCACAAGCTGTACTCCGTGGACACTCGTTTAAAGGAGGCACTGGATAGGAAAGTATGGCTTAAATCCGGCGGTTACCTTATCATCGAGCCTACCGAAGCCCTGACGGTAATCGACGTAAATACCGGAAAAGTGAGCACGAAAAAAGAGGATGAAGAAACCTTTTTTCGCATTAACATGGAAGCTGCCGGGGAAATAGCATTTCAACTCACCCTTCGAAACATATCGGGCATCGTCGTAGTCGACTTTATCAATATGCGAAAGCGGGAACATAGCGACAGGCTAATGGCACATTTCGGCGATTTGCTAAAAAAAGACCCGGTGAAGACCAGTCTAGTGGATATGACCGTTCTTGGGCTGGTGGAAATCACCCGTATGAAAATAAACAAACCTTTGAAGGAACAGCTTTCACAGCTTTAA
- a CDS encoding ribosomal-processing cysteine protease Prp, whose product MTTVIVKKNVNGEYKGFTCKGHSDFARNGKDIVCAAVSMLVINTINSMEELAKEDMDVSSDEESGYIDCLFKGGLSEKGKLLMDSMILGLSDVEKRYGKKYVSLKFKEV is encoded by the coding sequence ATGACAACGGTTATTGTTAAAAAAAACGTAAATGGAGAATATAAGGGATTTACCTGCAAGGGACATTCTGACTTCGCAAGAAACGGCAAAGACATTGTATGTGCTGCTGTATCCATGCTGGTCATCAATACCATCAATTCGATGGAAGAGCTGGCTAAGGAGGATATGGATGTTTCTTCCGATGAAGAGTCAGGCTATATCGACTGCCTTTTTAAGGGAGGTTTGTCCGAAAAAGGAAAGCTCCTTATGGATTCCATGATACTTGGACTGTCGGACGTTGAAAAACGGTATGGCAAAAAGTATGTATCACTTAAATTCAAGGAGGTGTAA